In one Dreissena polymorpha isolate Duluth1 chromosome 7, UMN_Dpol_1.0, whole genome shotgun sequence genomic region, the following are encoded:
- the LOC127838437 gene encoding uncharacterized protein LOC127838437: MNRSDITTAKKRRGDVERMRGHVRTSRSSLSYVFPRNGGSSTDRPGKIYTNYETVSEDVNTDASECVLGSDRAVNRTKDNVTKKKPMDSHRKRTGPDRQQGEYVAQKKGASNSPDLDHSGLVNANTNEFGCSDPMMSPVAVLPTGAVYSASDLDLAENPPVAKLYSPELGQEMNEAIESQSVGVYSNGHIESHVEMQSRKNKVSNRFIDMEIGYDRNNQPANSIRERYGRYKNKAAMPPSMCERSDTPISYKSGTEPPARVSIADGLSKTAAKLAAMAKKQIKRSDTIKFQPSEMPYLGQFIVVNAAKRSFDFSTLTHVPEAHPVMRIRNPLFQGQRHQRLPRFDHVLLSYSSGSSHGMNARDF; encoded by the coding sequence ACGCGGTGATGTCGAGCGCATGAGAGGTCACGTGCGCACCTCGCGGTCCTCCCTCTCCTACGTGTTCCCGCGGAACGGAGGCAGCTCGACTGACCGACCAGGTAAGATATACACCAACTACGAGACCGTCAGTGAGGATGTGAACACAGACGCCAGCGAATGCGTCCTAGGCTCAGATCGAGCTGTGAATCGCACAAAAGACAATGTCACGAAGAAGAAACCAATGGACAGTCATCGCAAAAGAACGGGGCCTGATCGACAGCAAGGAGAATATGTTGCACAGAAGAAAGGTGCAAGCAATAGTCCGGATCTGGATCACAGCGGCCTTGTCAATGCAAACACTAACGAGTTCGGTTGCAGTGACCCGATGATGTCCCCGGTCGCCGTGTTGCCTACCGGTGCCGTCTACTCCGCTAGTGATCTCGATCtggctgagaatcctcctgtTGCCAAACTTTACAGCCCAGAATTAGGACAAGAAATGAATGAAGCCATTGAAAGTCAGTCTGTCGGCGTGTATTCCAACGGACACATCGAATCTCACGTAGAGATGCAATCGAGGAAAAATAAGGTATCTAATAGGTTTATAGATATGGAGATTGGATATGACAGGAATAACCAACCAGCGAACAGTATCCGGGAGAGATATGGCAGATACAAAAACAAGGCGGCGATGCCTCCGTCAATGTGTGAACGATCAGACACCCCAATTTCATACAAGTCCGGAACTGAGCCGCCGGCGCGTGTCTCCATCGCCGACGGGTTATCTAAAACCGCCGCCAAACTGGCTGCAATGGCGAAGAAGCAAATCAAGCGATCCGACACAATAAAATTCCAGCCATCCGAAATGCCATACTTGGGCCAGTTTATTGTCGTGAATGCTGCCAAGCGCTCTTTTGATTTTTCTACGTTGACGCACGTGCCGGAAGCGCATCCTGTCATGCGGATCCGCAATCCGCTGTTCCAAGGACAACGGCATCAACGATTGCCGCGATTCGACCACGTGCTGCTCAGTTACTCCTCAGGAAGTTCCCATGGAATGAATGCACGTGATTTTTGA
- the LOC127839644 gene encoding uncharacterized protein LOC127839644, with translation MSRRQGVKRVASSDQDERPSLKSGFTFHIDNPNWGDVSGVQLRKHSDGESTCWIVESITEGEIKPGVEPQTFSMIAWSAKCEGTYLPKDDPNPERREETLIEQRKLYEYTQRSPGIPCQSKEPQNLERAHYTKAALQIVESRIAEAKEVFFHGKEWKDLNDVKNIFGCLFPAPSDFTRWDDDVKFGMQRFAGTNNGMIRLCEEIPKKLATKR, from the exons ATGAGTCGAAGACAGGGCGTAAAGAGGGTGGCATCATCGGATCAGGATGAGAGACCGTCGTTGAAAAGCGGCTTTACTTTTCACATTGATAATCCGAAC TGGGGAGACGTTTCTGGTGTGCAATTGAGGAAACACAGCGATGGCGAAAGCACATGCTGGATCGTTGAAAGCATCACCGAGGGAGAAATCAAACCGG GAGTCGAACCACAGACGTTTTCAATGATTGCCTGGAGCGCCAAATGCGAGGGTACATATTTGCCGAAGGACGACCCGAATCCAG AAAGACGAGAAGAAACATTAATTGAACAGCGTAAACTTTACGAATACACACAACGATCGCCGGGTATTCCCTGCCAATCGAAGGAACCTCAAAACCTAGAGCGAGCCCATTACACTAAAGCAGCACTACAAATTGTAGAAAGTCGTATTGCAGAAGCAAAGGAGGTATTTTTTCACGGCAAAGAGTGGAAGGATTTAAATGACGTGAAAAACATATTTGGATGTCTTTTTCCGGCACCATCCGACTTTACACG GTGGGACGACGATGTCAAGTTCGGAATGCAGCGTTTTGCTGGCACGAACAACGGAATGATCCGGCTATGTGAGGAAATACCCAAGAAACTTGCG ACGAAACGATGA
- the LOC127838636 gene encoding polyunsaturated fatty acid lipoxygenase ALOX8-like, whose protein sequence is MWFNNADANVHQSISHLGYTHIVMEGFEVSVHRHLAQSHPMYKLMLPHFVHLATINELALAILLNEGGFVDTVMSTGTKGAYELIKRYQPKWRLNVDGTLPASLKERKVEKPEVVPDYPFREDALLTYNAILQYVTDYVLLYYPSDNVLSQDYEVQNWRAELDRPIEKGGLGVLGIEGVNGKFTSRDQLIQVVTSIIYTCSAGHAGVNFKQYDEYAFPMNYPSKMRGKPPSDKRSHSERDVLQAIQDRSDHYQLLTIIKILSEHSFGKALGNFEVKYIFEQKALDIVNKFRAELKKIHATIQERNSKRAIRYDYMDPILIPNSISI, encoded by the coding sequence ATGTGGTTCAATAACGCAGACGCAAACGTCCACCAATCTATCAGCCATCTTGGGTACACACACATCGTCATGGAGGGGTTTGAGGTATCCGTTCACCGACATCTGGCACAGTCACACCCGATGTATAAACTCATGTTACCACACTTTGTGCATTTGGCGACAATCAATGAGCTTGCTTTGGCGATTTTGCTCAATGAAGGAGGCTTTGTGGACACAGTTATGTCTACAGGTACAAAAGGAGCCTATGAGTTGATAAAGCGTTACCAACCCAAATGGAGGCTCAACGTGGACGGAACGCTCCCGGCCAGCCTCAAAGAGAGAAAGGTAGAGAAACCAGAAGTAGTTCCCGACTACCCCTTCCGGGAGGATGCTCTTCTGACATACAACGCAATCCTGCAATACGTAACCGATTACGTGCTCCTATATTATCCATCCGACAACGTGTTGTCTCAAGACTATGAGGTTCAGAACTGGCGGGCAGAATTGGACAGGCCCATTGAAAAAGGTGGCCTCGGGGTCCTGGGTATTGAAGGTGTCAACGGGAAGTTTACGTCACGTGACCAGTTGATTCAGGTCGTCACGAGCATCATTTACACGTGCAGTGCAGGTCACGCGGGTGTGAACTTCAAGCAGTATGATGAGTACGCCTTTCCGATGAACTACCCATCAAAGATGCGAGGAAAACCGCCCAGCGACAAAAGAAGTCATTCTGAACGCGACGTGCTGCAAGCCATTCAAGATCGCTCTGACCACTACCAACTTCTGACGATAATAAAAATTCTCAGCGAGCATTCTTTCGGGAAGGCATTGGGAAACTTTGAAGTAAAGTACATCTTCGAGCAGAAAGCATTGGACATTGTGAACAAGTTTCGAGCAGAGCTTAAAAAGATTCATGCAACAATCCAAGAAAGGAACAGCAAAAGAGCAATCCGCTACGACTACATGGATCCAATCTTAATACCAAATTCTATCAGCATCTAA